One window from the genome of Bdellovibrionales bacterium encodes:
- a CDS encoding diacylglycerol kinase, whose protein sequence is MNTGSVYKYYSFKGDYHLQKNQSFYNRFLFAWNGLRSTFKQENSFKTEVVLAIVASIILFFLKAEPIWWAIFLILMSSIMALELVNTAIENTLDRLHPEHNPQIGLAKDCAAAAIFLMCVISVVVFFIFLYEKFNI, encoded by the coding sequence TTGAATACAGGCTCTGTCTATAAGTACTATAGTTTCAAAGGAGATTATCACTTGCAGAAAAACCAAAGTTTTTATAATCGCTTTCTTTTTGCCTGGAATGGATTGCGTTCTACTTTCAAACAAGAAAATAGCTTTAAAACAGAAGTGGTTTTAGCCATTGTCGCGAGTATCATCCTTTTCTTTCTGAAAGCGGAACCAATCTGGTGGGCGATTTTTCTGATCCTAATGTCGAGTATCATGGCTTTGGAGCTCGTCAATACAGCAATTGAAAATACCCTAGACCGTCTTCATCCGGAGCATAACCCACAGATCGGTCTTGCCAAAGACTGCGCGGCGGCGGCCATCTTTTTAATGTGCGTTATCTCCGTCGTTGTCTTTTTTATTTTTCTGTACGAAAAATTTAACATCTAA
- the thrS gene encoding threonine--tRNA ligase codes for MSKNYDHRQLADEMEIFFFNEQIGAGLPVWLPNGVAIRDSLEAFVKNLEHLAGYQRVSSPHVAKSDLYEISGHLRAFQKDMFPPMQWPEDQSHYYLKPMNCPHHHKVFASSLRSYRQLPLRIAEYGQVYRYENSGSLKGLSRVRGLCQNDAHIYVDPSEAKAEIKSVLDMHEKCYAALGLKGYRYRLSKHDPKRMMDFDGEQELWLKGEAILRECLIEKNLPFFEAEGEAAFYGPKVDVQMKMGSGDEESIASVQLDFNSAEKFDLNFIAKSGQNQRPWIIHRAPLGSHERFVALLLEYYNGQLPGWLSPVQAYLLPVSEDQIPFAKELEKKLLAKNIRVHVDLNQGSLSKRILFAHRLRPFAKIVLGPKEVSSGVFEIQLRDEKKQVSAERLIEELQPLISPVEVQ; via the coding sequence ATGTCTAAAAATTATGATCATCGGCAATTAGCCGATGAAATGGAGATCTTTTTCTTTAACGAACAAATCGGTGCAGGCTTGCCGGTGTGGCTTCCTAATGGAGTCGCCATTCGAGATTCTTTGGAAGCATTCGTGAAAAATCTGGAACATCTTGCCGGTTATCAGAGAGTTTCAAGTCCACATGTCGCCAAGAGCGATCTTTATGAAATATCGGGCCATTTGCGAGCATTTCAGAAAGACATGTTTCCACCGATGCAATGGCCCGAGGATCAGAGTCATTACTATTTAAAGCCGATGAACTGTCCGCACCATCATAAGGTATTCGCATCGAGCCTCCGTAGCTATCGCCAGCTCCCTTTGAGAATTGCAGAGTACGGACAAGTTTACCGTTATGAAAATAGCGGGTCACTAAAAGGCCTTTCTCGTGTCCGTGGGCTTTGTCAAAACGACGCCCATATCTATGTAGATCCCAGTGAAGCTAAGGCAGAGATCAAGAGTGTTCTTGATATGCACGAGAAATGTTATGCAGCTCTGGGATTAAAGGGTTATCGTTACCGGCTTTCAAAGCATGATCCCAAACGTATGATGGATTTTGACGGTGAACAGGAGCTTTGGCTCAAGGGCGAAGCGATTTTACGCGAGTGCTTGATTGAAAAGAATTTGCCGTTCTTTGAGGCGGAAGGTGAAGCCGCGTTCTATGGACCGAAAGTGGATGTGCAGATGAAAATGGGGAGTGGAGATGAGGAATCCATTGCCAGTGTGCAGTTGGATTTTAACTCGGCGGAAAAATTTGATCTGAATTTTATTGCAAAGTCCGGTCAGAATCAGCGGCCGTGGATTATCCACCGGGCCCCGCTGGGTAGTCATGAACGGTTCGTGGCTTTGTTGCTTGAATACTATAATGGACAACTTCCTGGATGGCTCAGTCCGGTTCAGGCTTATTTGCTTCCTGTCAGTGAAGATCAAATTCCTTTTGCGAAAGAGCTTGAGAAAAAACTTTTAGCCAAGAACATTCGTGTCCATGTGGATTTGAATCAAGGAAGTCTTTCGAAGAGAATTCTTTTTGCTCATCGTCTTCGACCGTTTGCCAAAATCGTTCTAGGACCGAAGGAAGTTTCGTCAGGTGTGTTTGAGATTCAACTCCGGGATGAGAAAAAACAAGTCAGCGCCGAGCGCCTGATAGAAGAACTGCAGCCGCTTATTTCACCGGTGGAGGTGCAATAA
- a CDS encoding hemerythrin domain-containing protein translates to MFFNSSTIDHLVEDHDKIREHMDVLLDQKQDDGSKKLAFVKMLPMLISHSHREEKVVYSYMAKQSEELKRLAIEGDEEHAILDGLVEELQDYTLPDDEWIAKSKVFADLLCHHFDLEEREVFPKLKKVLNDEADEQLCFEYDGRRSYERPTYQSSLFYTLLSF, encoded by the coding sequence ATGTTTTTCAATTCATCAACGATTGATCATCTTGTCGAAGATCATGACAAAATCCGCGAGCACATGGATGTGCTCCTCGACCAGAAGCAAGACGATGGCAGTAAGAAACTGGCCTTCGTGAAGATGCTGCCTATGTTGATCTCTCATAGTCATCGTGAAGAAAAAGTCGTCTATAGTTACATGGCCAAACAGAGCGAAGAATTAAAGAGGTTGGCCATTGAGGGAGATGAGGAGCATGCAATTCTGGATGGCCTGGTCGAGGAGCTACAGGATTATACCTTGCCTGATGATGAGTGGATTGCAAAGTCAAAGGTCTTTGCGGATCTTCTTTGCCATCATTTTGATTTAGAAGAGCGTGAGGTTTTTCCAAAACTAAAAAAGGTACTGAATGACGAAGCTGATGAGCAGCTTTGTTTTGAGTATGACGGCCGTCGTTCTTATGAACGTCCGACGTATCAATCATCTTTGTTTTACACACTTTTATCGTTCTAG
- a CDS encoding SRPBCC family protein produces the protein MIGKILMSIIAVLAIFLGYVSTREGQFNYSRSGVINAPAEKIFPYLSDFSKGGEWSPYEKIDPNMKKTITGSPAQVGQAMDFEGNSDAGSGRLEMLRVIPNELVEIKLIMTKPVHAENIVTYKLTPEASGGTRFTWSMSGDGGYLTKLISVFIDCEKMIAGQFEVGINNLKTLIEAQK, from the coding sequence GTGATCGGAAAGATCTTAATGAGTATCATCGCTGTATTGGCTATCTTCTTGGGTTACGTTTCAACTCGCGAAGGTCAATTTAACTATTCTCGCAGCGGAGTGATTAATGCCCCTGCAGAGAAAATCTTTCCATACCTAAGTGATTTCTCTAAAGGCGGCGAGTGGTCTCCTTATGAAAAGATCGATCCAAATATGAAGAAGACAATCACTGGTTCTCCGGCCCAAGTCGGTCAGGCTATGGACTTTGAAGGCAATAGCGATGCGGGATCGGGACGTCTTGAGATGCTTCGTGTGATTCCTAACGAACTAGTTGAGATTAAGCTCATCATGACAAAACCGGTTCATGCAGAGAATATCGTGACTTACAAGCTCACGCCCGAGGCCAGCGGTGGCACTCGTTTTACTTGGTCTATGTCAGGTGATGGCGGTTATCTGACAAAATTGATTTCAGTCTTTATTGATTGTGAAAAGATGATTGCAGGTCAATTTGAAGTAGGTATTAACAACTTGAAGACGCTTATCGAAGCGCAGAAATAG
- a CDS encoding CoA-binding protein, with protein MNVKDSEFKALLEKYKKFAVYGLSPDAGKASHYVPEYMRDHGWEMVGTYPKAHDAGGFKIYPSLKEVPAEYRKFIDVFRSSDRIDEVVDEILEVGGVEVMWLQLGISNPAAEARAEKAGIKVVSNRCLIIEHKKYF; from the coding sequence ATGAATGTTAAAGACAGTGAATTCAAAGCCCTTTTGGAGAAATATAAAAAGTTTGCGGTTTATGGATTAAGTCCCGATGCCGGCAAAGCAAGTCACTATGTCCCTGAATATATGCGTGATCACGGTTGGGAGATGGTCGGCACCTATCCGAAAGCACACGATGCCGGAGGATTTAAGATCTACCCTTCTTTAAAAGAAGTACCGGCAGAGTATCGCAAATTCATTGATGTCTTTAGAAGTTCTGACCGTATTGATGAAGTTGTGGACGAGATTCTGGAAGTCGGCGGAGTTGAAGTGATGTGGCTACAACTGGGGATTTCAAATCCCGCGGCCGAGGCCCGCGCAGAAAAAGCCGGTATCAAAGTGGTTTCGAACCGCTGCCTGATCATTGAACATAAGAAATACTTCTAA
- a CDS encoding GyrI-like domain-containing protein gives MNLTLKPDVVNWPEIHYVFVEGVGPFLETAPAAWQALHKSVDQIASQGKINGYMSLYKMEPKMLYRAGVALDRKPETIPPGFQYEKFQGGKYSRFVLTGSYAQLPEACGRVFNTVKETNLPVDNNFFIENYVNDPRVTPEEKLVTEILIPTK, from the coding sequence ATGAATCTCACACTAAAGCCTGATGTGGTGAACTGGCCCGAAATTCACTATGTCTTCGTTGAAGGCGTTGGCCCCTTCCTTGAAACAGCACCGGCGGCTTGGCAAGCTCTCCATAAAAGTGTCGATCAGATTGCAAGCCAAGGCAAAATCAATGGCTACATGAGCCTTTATAAAATGGAGCCAAAAATGCTTTACCGGGCGGGTGTTGCGCTCGATAGAAAACCGGAAACAATTCCTCCGGGTTTTCAATATGAAAAGTTCCAAGGCGGTAAGTACTCTCGCTTTGTGTTGACGGGCTCTTACGCGCAATTACCTGAAGCCTGTGGTCGCGTATTTAATACCGTGAAAGAAACAAATCTGCCGGTTGATAATAATTTCTTTATCGAAAATTATGTAAATGATCCGCGAGTTACTCCAGAAGAGAAGCTCGTGACTGAGATTTTAATCCCGACTAAATAG
- a CDS encoding TetR/AcrR family transcriptional regulator, with the protein MKSKTSAAKKTRNLEKSRKEILGVAFGEIFKHGFQGVSVDDIVKKTSMTKGAFYHHFPTKLDLGYALVDEVIAPLTVTRWTAPLEEYDNPLEGILKQMRNNIGKAEPKDLKLGCPLNNLVQEMSPLDEGFRKRLDKALNLWIDETDRHLQRAKKNGYLKKDINTRHVAQFVVMAHEGFYGMLKGMQDSKTFEVLYNSLEIYFDSLQEKK; encoded by the coding sequence ATGAAATCAAAGACTTCGGCCGCTAAAAAGACCCGCAATCTTGAAAAATCTCGAAAAGAGATTTTAGGGGTCGCATTCGGCGAGATCTTTAAACATGGTTTCCAAGGTGTGAGCGTCGATGATATCGTGAAAAAAACGTCGATGACTAAAGGCGCTTTCTATCATCACTTTCCAACAAAATTAGATCTCGGCTATGCACTTGTGGATGAAGTGATCGCACCTCTGACGGTCACGCGGTGGACCGCCCCCCTCGAAGAATACGACAACCCTCTTGAGGGCATACTCAAACAAATGCGCAATAATATCGGCAAGGCCGAGCCGAAAGATTTAAAGCTCGGTTGTCCACTGAATAATCTTGTGCAAGAGATGTCTCCTCTTGACGAGGGCTTCCGCAAACGCCTCGATAAAGCTTTGAACCTGTGGATTGATGAAACCGATAGACACCTTCAACGCGCAAAGAAAAACGGCTATCTAAAAAAAGACATCAATACTCGCCACGTCGCTCAGTTTGTCGTTATGGCTCACGAAGGTTTCTACGGAATGCTGAAAGGAATGCAGGACTCGAAGACTTTCGAGGTTCTATACAACTCCCTTGAGATCTATTTTGACTCTCTTCAGGAAAAGAAATAG
- a CDS encoding SRPBCC domain-containing protein: MKKNIWKILGAIVVVLVIVVFILLQTRSTVTIQHVFNAPVERVWTMWNDPESIKKWWGPTGYSCAVAQNDLKIGGRYFLGMQAPDGKISYNIGIYTEIDPMKKIVSKLSFADESGTPVPASHYGLPGNWADEATVMVEFTAMDGKTQVQITESEIPMIMKLFAGMGWGQQFEKMDALLK; this comes from the coding sequence ATGAAAAAAAATATCTGGAAGATTCTCGGCGCTATTGTCGTTGTTTTAGTCATTGTTGTTTTCATATTATTGCAGACGCGGTCCACAGTGACTATTCAGCATGTGTTCAATGCCCCCGTAGAAAGAGTTTGGACGATGTGGAATGATCCTGAGTCGATCAAAAAGTGGTGGGGACCCACCGGCTATTCCTGCGCGGTTGCTCAAAACGACTTGAAGATTGGCGGTAGATACTTCCTTGGTATGCAAGCGCCAGATGGCAAGATTTCATACAACATCGGAATTTATACTGAGATCGACCCAATGAAAAAGATCGTGTCCAAGCTTTCATTCGCAGACGAGAGTGGCACTCCGGTTCCGGCTTCGCACTATGGGCTTCCTGGAAACTGGGCTGATGAAGCTACCGTGATGGTGGAATTCACAGCAATGGATGGGAAGACTCAGGTCCAAATCACGGAAAGCGAAATTCCAATGATCATGAAGCTCTTTGCTGGAATGGGTTGGGGACAGCAATTCGAAAAAATGGATGCTCTTTTAAAATAG
- the yidD gene encoding membrane protein insertion efficiency factor YidD → MSTTALLENNLKSKNLVSTAWLIAGLYFFLGCASPSLQPKSMSAIDARYQLKNSAEKNPVKTGGSPGVSFYQNVLSSTLGSHCSYFPSDSRYAMMISKRCGPVMTMFKSFERYSREFDAAHLGLPIVNVDGDNHFKDIPNECEWIN, encoded by the coding sequence ATGAGTACAACTGCACTCCTAGAAAATAATTTGAAATCTAAGAATTTAGTTTCAACAGCCTGGCTTATTGCCGGGCTGTACTTTTTTTTGGGCTGCGCTTCTCCGTCTTTACAGCCGAAATCCATGAGCGCGATCGATGCCCGTTATCAATTGAAAAATTCTGCTGAAAAAAATCCCGTCAAGACCGGTGGCAGCCCCGGAGTTTCATTTTATCAAAATGTTCTCAGTAGTACCCTCGGTAGCCACTGCAGCTATTTTCCAAGTGATTCCCGTTATGCAATGATGATATCTAAACGTTGTGGTCCCGTGATGACGATGTTTAAATCCTTTGAGAGATATTCTCGGGAATTCGATGCGGCTCATTTGGGATTGCCGATCGTAAATGTCGACGGGGATAATCACTTTAAGGATATTCCAAATGAATGCGAATGGATTAATTAG
- a CDS encoding aldo/keto reductase, producing the protein MQKRALGKSGIEIVPLVFGGNVFGWTIDEATSFKILDQLVGEGLNCIDTADIYSTWTGQPGISETIIGKWLKTSGKRNQVVIATKLGKEMAPGKIGLSKKYMMTAVEDSLKRLQVETIDLYQSHDDDKNTPLEETMGAFEQLIKAGKVRAIGASNYTGDRLRQAIEVAKQKGFHTYQTLQPHYNLYDRVDYETHLESVCREHGLGVIPYFSLASGFLTGKYRSEADFSKSKRGGGMGRFLNERGFKILKALDQVSEQHRATQAQVALAWLMARPGITAPIASATTPEQLHDIAGALKLNLDAASIQLLNDASAI; encoded by the coding sequence ATGCAAAAGCGTGCTCTGGGTAAATCGGGAATTGAAATAGTCCCTCTCGTATTCGGTGGAAATGTTTTTGGCTGGACAATCGACGAAGCCACATCCTTTAAAATTTTAGATCAGTTAGTTGGTGAAGGCCTTAACTGCATCGATACTGCTGATATCTACAGCACGTGGACAGGGCAGCCGGGAATTTCTGAAACCATCATCGGTAAATGGCTAAAGACATCAGGAAAACGCAATCAAGTTGTGATTGCCACAAAACTTGGCAAAGAGATGGCTCCTGGAAAGATTGGTCTTTCAAAAAAATACATGATGACGGCAGTCGAAGACTCCTTGAAGCGTTTGCAAGTTGAAACGATCGATTTATATCAATCGCATGACGATGATAAAAACACTCCGTTGGAAGAAACGATGGGGGCTTTTGAGCAACTCATTAAAGCCGGCAAAGTACGTGCGATCGGTGCTTCCAATTATACCGGCGATCGTCTGCGCCAAGCGATTGAGGTCGCAAAACAAAAGGGCTTCCATACTTATCAGACCTTGCAACCGCACTATAACTTGTATGACCGAGTAGACTACGAAACTCATCTTGAGTCCGTTTGCCGTGAGCATGGTTTGGGAGTGATCCCGTATTTTTCTCTGGCCAGCGGTTTTTTAACCGGGAAGTACCGTTCGGAAGCGGATTTTTCCAAAAGTAAACGTGGTGGTGGCATGGGTCGTTTCCTGAATGAGCGGGGATTTAAAATTCTCAAAGCTTTAGATCAGGTTTCAGAACAGCATAGAGCAACTCAGGCTCAGGTCGCGTTGGCGTGGTTGATGGCACGCCCGGGAATTACTGCACCGATTGCCAGTGCAACAACGCCGGAACAGTTGCATGATATTGCCGGCGCGCTTAAGTTAAACTTAGACGCGGCTTCGATTCAATTATTGAACGACGCTAGCGCCATTTAG
- a CDS encoding SRPBCC domain-containing protein: protein MKEIITTRTVNASPEHVFKAWTHPHYLALWWGPKDFRNTFHEFDLKPGGAWNFVMHGPNGVDYPNSSQFVEIKIPNRLVLNHISKPQFQIVVTFEEAGSQTKVTFRQIFPTKDEADKIRAFVTEANEQNMDRMEAVVAEMILDRSNRELIAHRMFDATPEEVYSAWTDSKQLSQWWGTNGLGLTTHSIDVKAGGLWRFLIHSADGTLYPNRVEYIEAVQPSLLSYVQGTDQEPEQFKTMVHLERVEGQTKVTMKVTFPTPQAFEAAKKSKSFENSRQTLDRLATFLAKKS, encoded by the coding sequence ATGAAAGAAATTATCACGACCCGAACAGTGAATGCTTCTCCAGAGCATGTTTTCAAGGCCTGGACCCATCCGCATTACTTAGCTCTATGGTGGGGACCGAAGGATTTTAGAAATACTTTTCATGAATTTGATTTGAAGCCTGGTGGTGCATGGAACTTTGTCATGCATGGACCGAACGGTGTCGACTATCCTAATAGCAGTCAGTTCGTTGAAATTAAAATACCGAACCGTCTGGTACTGAATCATATTTCCAAACCACAGTTTCAAATTGTCGTTACTTTTGAAGAAGCCGGCAGTCAAACAAAGGTGACCTTCCGCCAAATCTTTCCGACCAAGGATGAAGCAGACAAAATCCGCGCTTTTGTGACGGAAGCCAATGAACAAAACATGGATCGTATGGAAGCTGTCGTTGCGGAAATGATTTTAGACCGCTCAAATCGCGAATTGATTGCGCACAGAATGTTTGATGCCACTCCTGAAGAGGTCTATTCCGCCTGGACGGACTCTAAACAGCTCAGTCAATGGTGGGGAACAAATGGACTTGGCCTAACAACGCACTCGATCGATGTGAAAGCCGGCGGTCTCTGGCGCTTCCTGATTCATAGTGCGGATGGAACTCTTTACCCGAACCGGGTTGAATATATCGAAGCCGTTCAACCCTCGCTTTTAAGCTATGTACAAGGAACAGATCAAGAGCCTGAACAGTTTAAAACAATGGTTCACTTAGAGAGAGTCGAAGGACAAACAAAAGTCACCATGAAGGTGACCTTTCCCACTCCACAGGCTTTTGAAGCTGCGAAGAAATCCAAATCTTTTGAAAATAGCCGCCAAACGCTCGATCGTCTGGCGACCTTCTTAGCGAAAAAATCTTAA
- a CDS encoding Hsp20/alpha crystallin family protein, translating to MRTAYPFFTTGLHSDLWRQMDRVFDETAEFSPAYEVSEQDDHYAISLDIPGVKKDEIKIEVLDKALTISGERKKFEKSYGTFKRSFVLPSTVSTDKIEAHYEDGVLNLYVPKTPAAQARTIEVQAGKSSFLEKFLGGKTAQDSTQTTQVN from the coding sequence ATGAGAACAGCATACCCTTTCTTTACTACAGGTCTTCATTCTGATCTCTGGAGACAGATGGACCGAGTCTTTGATGAAACAGCGGAATTTTCTCCAGCGTATGAAGTGAGCGAACAAGACGATCACTATGCGATTAGCCTGGATATTCCTGGCGTGAAAAAAGACGAGATCAAGATCGAGGTCCTAGATAAAGCTCTCACCATCAGTGGTGAAAGAAAGAAATTTGAAAAATCTTATGGCACATTTAAACGCAGTTTCGTGTTACCAAGCACCGTGAGTACCGATAAAATCGAAGCTCACTATGAAGACGGCGTTTTAAATCTTTATGTTCCAAAAACACCGGCTGCTCAGGCCCGAACAATTGAAGTTCAGGCCGGCAAAAGCAGCTTTCTAGAAAAATTCTTGGGCGGCAAAACAGCACAAGATTCCACACAAACGACTCAAGTAAACTGA
- a CDS encoding DTW domain-containing protein, protein MDVQRYLERRQLQNEQQPKYRELCMVCIQPKFSCYCEHIQKFDPHIDFVVLIHPIEVHRRIATGRMSHLTLQNSHLIMGQDYTESSEVNRLLEDPSRHCVMLYPGRTSRNLTPMNDQERTELFPHGKRLTIFVIDGTWATARRTVRQSKNLHAIPRICFAPEKPSTFRVRKQPHAACYSTIEAIHHTIELLGKSQGFDTASREHDKLLYVFDKMVERQLEFIKLSENKPGHLRYRRDRKKLASA, encoded by the coding sequence GTGGATGTTCAACGTTATTTAGAACGACGCCAACTGCAAAATGAGCAGCAACCAAAATATCGCGAGCTGTGCATGGTTTGTATTCAGCCGAAATTCAGCTGCTATTGTGAGCATATCCAAAAGTTTGATCCGCACATCGACTTTGTGGTTCTAATTCATCCAATTGAAGTGCATCGCCGAATTGCCACCGGCAGGATGTCACACCTCACTTTGCAGAATTCTCATCTGATTATGGGCCAAGACTATACCGAAAGCAGCGAAGTGAACCGATTATTGGAAGACCCCTCGCGCCACTGTGTAATGCTTTATCCAGGCCGGACCTCTCGTAATTTGACTCCCATGAACGATCAAGAGCGGACCGAACTTTTTCCTCATGGAAAAAGGCTGACGATTTTCGTGATTGACGGAACGTGGGCGACCGCCAGAAGAACGGTTCGCCAAAGTAAAAATTTGCACGCAATTCCAAGAATTTGTTTTGCGCCGGAAAAACCATCGACGTTCCGTGTTCGTAAACAGCCTCACGCCGCCTGTTATTCTACGATTGAAGCGATTCATCACACGATTGAGCTTTTGGGAAAAAGCCAAGGGTTCGATACGGCTTCGCGAGAACATGACAAGCTTCTTTATGTTTTCGACAAAATGGTAGAGCGACAGCTGGAATTCATTAAACTTTCTGAAAACAAGCCCGGCCATCTTCGTTATCGCAGGGATAGAAAGAAACTGGCTAGTGCATGA
- a CDS encoding alkylphosphonate utilization protein: MSTEPKCPQCGSEHTYSDGNLWVCPECAHEWSQHASAEAPAEAVEDNSIRDANGNILADGDSVTVIKELKIKGSSSVVKVGTKVKNIRLTDGADGHNISCKIDGIGAMNLKSEFVRKA, encoded by the coding sequence ATGAGCACAGAACCAAAATGCCCGCAATGCGGCTCAGAACATACATATTCCGATGGCAACCTTTGGGTTTGCCCAGAGTGTGCACATGAGTGGAGCCAGCATGCCTCTGCGGAGGCTCCCGCTGAAGCTGTTGAAGACAATTCTATTCGCGATGCGAACGGCAACATCCTCGCCGATGGCGACAGTGTGACTGTGATTAAGGAATTAAAAATTAAAGGATCTTCTTCGGTGGTAAAGGTGGGAACCAAAGTTAAAAACATCCGCCTTACTGATGGTGCCGACGGACACAACATCTCATGTAAAATTGACGGTATTGGCGCAATGAATTTGAAATCAGAATTCGTTCGCAAGGCCTAA
- a CDS encoding dienelactone hydrolase family protein: protein MKSQMIDIQMQDGVCDAYISCPENTTNLPIVLLYMDAVGLRPRIQEMADKIAVQGYYVLAPNLFYRTRRAPVFDYSLLKKPDGVAVIWNDIRAAASQVNPVLTKKDTADFLQFAKSQPNVNPNKIGSTGYCMGGGQALRTAGDFPDDFKATASFHAGGLATDLETSPHRWFKKIKAEVYVGHADHDQHMPLEQMERVAAELKAANVKFNAELFKDCPHGWTMSDLPAYNKAGEEKHWEKLFDLFQRTLKK, encoded by the coding sequence ATGAAATCACAAATGATCGACATCCAGATGCAAGATGGCGTTTGCGATGCCTATATCTCTTGTCCTGAAAATACCACGAATCTTCCGATCGTGCTCCTTTACATGGACGCTGTTGGACTGCGCCCTCGCATCCAAGAGATGGCTGATAAAATCGCCGTTCAAGGATATTATGTTCTTGCTCCAAATCTTTTCTATCGAACTCGCCGTGCTCCGGTTTTCGACTATAGTTTGCTTAAAAAACCAGATGGTGTTGCAGTCATCTGGAATGATATCCGTGCTGCTGCTTCTCAAGTAAATCCAGTTCTAACGAAAAAAGATACAGCAGACTTTCTTCAATTTGCAAAATCACAACCCAATGTGAATCCGAATAAAATCGGCTCTACCGGTTATTGCATGGGCGGTGGGCAAGCTCTCCGCACAGCCGGTGATTTTCCAGATGATTTCAAAGCCACTGCAAGCTTCCATGCCGGAGGTCTTGCAACAGATTTAGAAACCAGTCCTCACCGCTGGTTTAAAAAAATCAAAGCAGAGGTCTACGTAGGCCACGCCGATCACGACCAGCACATGCCGCTTGAACAAATGGAACGAGTTGCGGCCGAACTCAAAGCAGCGAATGTAAAGTTCAACGCAGAACTTTTCAAAGACTGCCCTCATGGCTGGACCATGTCCGATTTGCCTGCCTACAACAAAGCCGGCGAAGAAAAGCACTGGGAAAAACTTTTCGATCTTTTCCAGCGCACCCTCAAAAAATAA
- a CDS encoding SRPBCC family protein: MAQSFKVDPKRDLVLERIVDIPPELIFKAWTTPDILMKWFCPRPWKTIDCVMDLRPGGRFSTTMQSPEGQNFPNEGCLLEIVPNRKLVWTSALTEGYRPIGAAISGADLLFTGMIILEPHGAHGTKYTAIGIHKDEADCRRHAEMGFQEGWGIVLDQLVAEMKGK, translated from the coding sequence ATGGCACAAAGTTTTAAAGTAGATCCGAAGCGCGACCTGGTACTCGAAAGAATCGTAGATATTCCTCCTGAACTTATTTTTAAAGCGTGGACGACGCCTGATATTCTGATGAAGTGGTTCTGCCCGCGTCCATGGAAGACGATTGATTGCGTGATGGATCTCCGTCCTGGCGGTCGTTTTAGTACAACGATGCAATCGCCTGAAGGACAAAACTTTCCAAATGAAGGCTGCTTGCTTGAGATCGTTCCAAATCGCAAACTGGTTTGGACGAGTGCTTTGACTGAAGGTTACAGACCTATTGGTGCTGCGATTTCTGGTGCGGACCTTCTCTTTACCGGAATGATCATTCTGGAACCGCATGGCGCTCATGGTACGAAGTACACCGCCATTGGTATTCATAAAGACGAAGCGGATTGCCGTCGTCATGCAGAAATGGGTTTTCAAGAGGGTTGGGGTATTGTCCTTGATCAGTTAGTCGCTGAAATGAAGGGCAAGTAA
- a CDS encoding pyridoxamine 5'-phosphate oxidase family protein has product MESNETIDPQVKKFCDLVDDIKIAMLVTISNGNVLHSVPLVTQEMGFDGSLWFLVSKASQVVMNIENSSHVVVNYAGSGKFVSAVGIAELVNDDLDKIHQLWSKTYEVWFPQGPNDPKIQLLKVEVEKVEYWEGHSYPVAKILEFAKYVTGSENIKIGDHGELNIRH; this is encoded by the coding sequence ATGGAGAGCAATGAGACGATTGATCCGCAAGTTAAAAAGTTCTGTGACCTCGTCGACGATATTAAGATTGCGATGCTCGTAACTATATCTAACGGCAACGTCTTGCATAGTGTCCCGCTAGTCACCCAAGAGATGGGCTTTGATGGCAGTCTATGGTTTTTGGTTTCTAAAGCTTCGCAAGTTGTTATGAATATAGAAAATAGCAGCCACGTTGTAGTAAATTACGCCGGTTCCGGCAAATTTGTTTCAGCCGTAGGTATCGCAGAGCTCGTCAACGATGATCTGGATAAGATCCATCAACTCTGGTCAAAAACTTATGAAGTCTGGTTCCCTCAAGGGCCAAATGATCCAAAAATTCAGCTCCTTAAAGTGGAAGTCGAAAAGGTAGAGTACTGGGAAGGCCACTCTTACCCCGTTGCGAAGATTCTTGAGTTCGCCAAGTATGTCACAGGCTCTGAAAACATCAAAATTGGCGACCATGGCGAACTCAACATTCGACATTGA